The Globicephala melas chromosome 20, mGloMel1.2, whole genome shotgun sequence genome contains a region encoding:
- the KIF19 gene encoding kinesin-like protein KIF19 isoform X4, translated as MKDSGDSKDQQLMVALRVRPISVAELEEGATLIAHKVDEQMVVLMDPMEDPDDILRAHRSREKSYLFDVAFDFTATQEMVYQATTKSLIEGVISGYNATVFAYGPTGCGKTYTMLGTDHEPGIYVRTLNDLFCAIEETSNDMEYEVSMSYLEIYNEMIRDLLNPALGYLELREDSKGVIQVAGITEVSTVNAKEIMQLLLKGNRQRTQEPTAANQTSSRSHAVLQVAVRQRSRVKNVLQEVRQGRLFMIDLAGSERASQTQNRGQRMKEGAHINRSLLALGNCINALSDKSSCKYINYRDSKLTRLLKDSLGGNSRTVMIAHISPASSAFEESRNTLTYAGRAKNIKTRVKQNLLNVSYHIAQYTSIIADLRGEIERLKCKMDKQGGRGQAHGQLERGDICHIQAKVQLHSEKGEQAEMGQLREQLISAFQEQMDVRRHLLELENHAMEVQIDTSRHLLTIAGWEHEKSRRALKWREEQRKESYTKDDSEKDSDTGDDQPDILEPPEVACARESIAALTGEQKKLRKQKLTLEQRCRELRARGRRLEETLPRRIGSEEQREVLSLLCRVHELEVENTEMQSHALLRDGALRHRREALRRLEQHRSLCDEIIQGQRQIIDDYSLAVPQRLQELYDVYVRAQDEGSLERAAIMDRVASGALQDSSLPKISRAGNLPTPESDPESVKTLSSEAQLLQGSFLPPISTESEANHVSKASSGAWQVKSSSVPTPPPIQTGSLVTQEAPTQDSLGSLSGRINSSPDSSENLSEIPLSCKERKEILTDTKCISVKAARRRSRALGAEGRHLLAPSMERSSLSLHSLSEAADARTPGLLACKRPPSPMLQHAASEDNLSSSTGEAPSRAVEHRGDGPGPWLRGQKKSLGKKREELLEAKRRKRRSQSFEVTGQGLSRPKTHLLGPHPAQSISDHRVQVCGHPASGTRHLGKVSLPMAKVKLPPSQNPGQYQQRREWEGSAWSAQGGSMWSSLPYGCPLLETGFLKNICGAGTLGVCP; from the exons ATGGTGGTTCTTATGGACCCAATGGAAGACCCCGACGACATCCTGCGGGCGCATCGCTCCCGGGAGAAGTCCTACCTATTCGACGTGGCCTTTGACTTCACTGCCACCCAG GAGATGGTGTATCAGGCCACCACCAAGAGCCTCATTGAAGGCGTCATCTCAGGCTACAATGCCACTGTCTTTGCCTATGGTCCCACAG GCTGCGGGAAAACCTACACCATGCTGGGCACAGACCACGAGCCCGGCATCTACGTTCGGACCCTCAATGACCTCTTCTGTGCCATTGAGGAGACCAGCAACGACATGGAATATGAGGTGTCCATGTCCTACCTGGAG ATCTACAATGAGATGATCCGGGACCTGCTGAACCCTGCCCTGGGGTACCTGGAGCTGAGGGAGGACTCCAAAGGGGTGATCCAGGTGGCCGGGATCACCGAGGTCTCCACCGTCAATGCCAAAGAG ATCATGCAGCTGCTGTTGAAGGGGAACCGGCAGAGGACCCAAGAGCCCACGGCCGCCAACCAGACGTCCTCCCGCTCCCACGCCGTGCTCCAGGTGGCCGTGCGCCAGCGCAGCCGGGTCAAGAACGTCCTGCAGGAGGTGCGGCAGGGCCGCCTGTTCATGATCGACCTGGCTGGCTCGGAGCGGGCCTCCCAG ACACAGAACCGTGGGCAGCGCATGAAAGAGGGGGCCCACATCAATCGCTCGCTGCTGGCCCTGGGCAACTGCATCAACGCGCTGAGTGACAAGAGCAGCTGCAAGTACATCAACTACCGTGACAGCAAACTCACCCGGCTCCTGAAG GATTCCCTGGGGGGAAACAGCCGCACGGTGATGATCGCCCACATCAGCCCAGCGAGCAGCGCCTTTGAGGAATCCCGGAACACCCTGACCTACGCCGGCCGGGCCAAGAACATCAAGACCAGG GTGAAGCAGAACCTGCTCAACGTCTCCTACCACATCGCGCAGTACACCAGCATCATCGCCGACCTGCGGGGCGAGATCGAAAGGCTCAAGTGCAAGATGGACAAGCAGGGTGGGCGGGGCCAGGCCCACGGCCAGCTGGAGCGGGGCGACATCTGTCACATCCAAG CCAAGGTCCAGCTGCACAGCGAGAAGGGTGAGCAGGCTGAGATGGGACAGCTGCGGGAGCAGCTCATCAGCGCCTTCCAGGAGCAGATGGACGTGCGGAGACACCTGCTGGAGCTGGAGAACCACGCCATGGAGGTGCAGATCGACACCTCCCGCCACCTGCTCACCATTGCAGG CTGGGAGCACGAGAAGTCACGCAGGGCACTCAAGTGGAGGGAGGAGCAACGCAAGGAGTCCTACACCAAGGACGACAGTGAGAAGGACTCGGACACAGGCGATGACCAGCCAGACATCCTGGAGCCCCCTGAGGTGGCCTGCGCCCGGGAGAGCATCGCTGCCCTGACGGGGGAGCAGAAGAAGCTGCGAAAGCAGAAG CTGACGCTGGAGCAGCGCTGCCGAGAGCTGCGCGCGCGCGGCCGGCGCCTAGAGGAGACGCTGCCGCGGCGCATCGGCTCCGAGGAGCAGCGCGAGGTGCTCAGCCTGCTGTGCCGCGTGCACGAGCTCGAGGTGGAGAACACGGAGATGCAGTCGCACGCGCTGCTCCGCGACGGCGCGCTCCGCCACCGCCGCGAGGCCCTGCGCCGCCTGGAGCAGCACCGCAGCCTCTGCGACGAGATCATCCAGGGCCAGCGGCAGATCATCGACG ACTACAGCTTGGCCGTCCCGCAGCGCCTGCAGGAGCTGTACGACGTGTACGTGCGAGCGCAGGACGAGGGCAGCCTGGAGCGGGCCGCCATCATGGACCGCGTGGCCTCTGGGGCCCTGCAG gacaGCTCCTTGCCCAAAATTAGCAGAGCAGGAAACTTGCCGACCCCAGAGTCCGACCCAGAGAGCGTGAAGACGCTGAGCTCCGAAGCCCAGCTCCTGCAGGGCAGCTTCCTGCCTCCGATCAGCACAGAGAG TGAAGCCAACCACGTGTCCAAGGCCAGTTCTGGGGCCTGGCAGGTGAAGAGCTCCTCTGTGCCCACCCCACCACCCATCCAGACTGGCAGCCTGGTGACGCAGGAG GCCCCCACTCAGGACAGCCTGGGCAGCCTGAGCGGCCGGATCAACTCCTCCCCTGACAGCAGTGAGAACCTGTCAGAGATCCCTTTGTCCTGCAAAG AGAGGAAGGAGATCCTGACGGACACCAAGTGCATCTCGGTGAAGGCTGCCCGGCGACGCTCTCGGGCCCTGGGCGCCGAGGGGCGCCACCTGCTGGCACCCAGCATGGAGCGCAGCAGCCTGTCCCTGCACTCGCTGAGCGAGGCTGCCGATGCGCGGACCCCCGGCCTGCTGGCCTGCAAGCGGCCACCCAGCCCCATGCTGCAGCACGCTGCCAGTGAGGACAACCTGTCCAGCAGCACGGGTGAGGCCCCATCCCGGGCCGTCGAGCATCGTGGCGATGGCCCCGGGCCCTGGCTGCGTGGCCAGAAGAAAAGCCTGGGCAAGAAACGGGAGGAGTTGCTGGAGGCAAAGAGGAGGAAGCGGAGGTCACAGTCCtttgaggtcacagggcaaggG CTCTCCCGCCCCAAGACACACCTCCTGGGGCCCCATCCCGCGCAGAGCATCTCGGACCACAGGGTGCAAGTGTGCGGGCACCCAGCCTCTGGTACCCGGCATCTGGGAAAGGTCTCCCTGCCTATGGCCAAGGTCAAACTCCCTCCAAGCCAGAACCCAGGTCAGTACCAGCAAAGGAGGGAATGGGAGGGGAGCGCTTGGTCAGCCCAGGGAGGAAGCATGTGGAGCTCCCTGCCCTATGGCTGCCCCTTGCTGGAAACAGGGTTCTTGAAGAATATTTGTGGGGCTGGCACCTTGGGGGTGTGCCCCTAG
- the KIF19 gene encoding kinesin-like protein KIF19 isoform X8 has translation MKDSGDSKDQQLMVALRVRPISVAELEEGATLIAHKVDEQMVVLMDPMEDPDDILRAHRSREKSYLFDVAFDFTATQEMVYQATTKSLIEGVISGYNATVFAYGPTGCGKTYTMLGTDHEPGIYVRTLNDLFCAIEETSNDMEYEVSMSYLEIYNEMIRDLLNPALGYLELREDSKGVIQVAGITEVSTVNAKEIMQLLLKGNRQRTQEPTAANQTSSRSHAVLQVAVRQRSRVKNVLQEVRQGRLFMIDLAGSERASQTQNRGQRMKEGAHINRSLLALGNCINALSDKSSCKYINYRDSKLTRLLKDSLGGNSRTVMIAHISPASSAFEESRNTLTYAGRAKNIKTRVKQNLLNVSYHIAQYTSIIADLRGEIERLKCKMDKQGGRGQAHGQLERGDICHIQAKVQLHSEKGEQAEMGQLREQLISAFQEQMDVRRHLLELENHAMEVQIDTSRHLLTIAGWEHEKSRRALKWREEQRKESYTKDDSEKDSDTGDDQPDILEPPEVACARESIAALTGEQKKLRKQKLTLEQRCRELRARGRRLEETLPRRIGSEEQREVLSLLCRVHELEVENTEMQSHALLRDGALRHRREALRRLEQHRSLCDEIIQGQRQIIDDYSLAVPQRLQELYDVYVRAQDEGSLERAAIMDRVASGALQDSSLPKISRAGNLPTPESDPESVKTLSSEAQLLQGSFLPPISTESEANHVSKASSGAWQVKSSSVPTPPPIQTGSLVTQERGRRS, from the exons ATGGTGGTTCTTATGGACCCAATGGAAGACCCCGACGACATCCTGCGGGCGCATCGCTCCCGGGAGAAGTCCTACCTATTCGACGTGGCCTTTGACTTCACTGCCACCCAG GAGATGGTGTATCAGGCCACCACCAAGAGCCTCATTGAAGGCGTCATCTCAGGCTACAATGCCACTGTCTTTGCCTATGGTCCCACAG GCTGCGGGAAAACCTACACCATGCTGGGCACAGACCACGAGCCCGGCATCTACGTTCGGACCCTCAATGACCTCTTCTGTGCCATTGAGGAGACCAGCAACGACATGGAATATGAGGTGTCCATGTCCTACCTGGAG ATCTACAATGAGATGATCCGGGACCTGCTGAACCCTGCCCTGGGGTACCTGGAGCTGAGGGAGGACTCCAAAGGGGTGATCCAGGTGGCCGGGATCACCGAGGTCTCCACCGTCAATGCCAAAGAG ATCATGCAGCTGCTGTTGAAGGGGAACCGGCAGAGGACCCAAGAGCCCACGGCCGCCAACCAGACGTCCTCCCGCTCCCACGCCGTGCTCCAGGTGGCCGTGCGCCAGCGCAGCCGGGTCAAGAACGTCCTGCAGGAGGTGCGGCAGGGCCGCCTGTTCATGATCGACCTGGCTGGCTCGGAGCGGGCCTCCCAG ACACAGAACCGTGGGCAGCGCATGAAAGAGGGGGCCCACATCAATCGCTCGCTGCTGGCCCTGGGCAACTGCATCAACGCGCTGAGTGACAAGAGCAGCTGCAAGTACATCAACTACCGTGACAGCAAACTCACCCGGCTCCTGAAG GATTCCCTGGGGGGAAACAGCCGCACGGTGATGATCGCCCACATCAGCCCAGCGAGCAGCGCCTTTGAGGAATCCCGGAACACCCTGACCTACGCCGGCCGGGCCAAGAACATCAAGACCAGG GTGAAGCAGAACCTGCTCAACGTCTCCTACCACATCGCGCAGTACACCAGCATCATCGCCGACCTGCGGGGCGAGATCGAAAGGCTCAAGTGCAAGATGGACAAGCAGGGTGGGCGGGGCCAGGCCCACGGCCAGCTGGAGCGGGGCGACATCTGTCACATCCAAG CCAAGGTCCAGCTGCACAGCGAGAAGGGTGAGCAGGCTGAGATGGGACAGCTGCGGGAGCAGCTCATCAGCGCCTTCCAGGAGCAGATGGACGTGCGGAGACACCTGCTGGAGCTGGAGAACCACGCCATGGAGGTGCAGATCGACACCTCCCGCCACCTGCTCACCATTGCAGG CTGGGAGCACGAGAAGTCACGCAGGGCACTCAAGTGGAGGGAGGAGCAACGCAAGGAGTCCTACACCAAGGACGACAGTGAGAAGGACTCGGACACAGGCGATGACCAGCCAGACATCCTGGAGCCCCCTGAGGTGGCCTGCGCCCGGGAGAGCATCGCTGCCCTGACGGGGGAGCAGAAGAAGCTGCGAAAGCAGAAG CTGACGCTGGAGCAGCGCTGCCGAGAGCTGCGCGCGCGCGGCCGGCGCCTAGAGGAGACGCTGCCGCGGCGCATCGGCTCCGAGGAGCAGCGCGAGGTGCTCAGCCTGCTGTGCCGCGTGCACGAGCTCGAGGTGGAGAACACGGAGATGCAGTCGCACGCGCTGCTCCGCGACGGCGCGCTCCGCCACCGCCGCGAGGCCCTGCGCCGCCTGGAGCAGCACCGCAGCCTCTGCGACGAGATCATCCAGGGCCAGCGGCAGATCATCGACG ACTACAGCTTGGCCGTCCCGCAGCGCCTGCAGGAGCTGTACGACGTGTACGTGCGAGCGCAGGACGAGGGCAGCCTGGAGCGGGCCGCCATCATGGACCGCGTGGCCTCTGGGGCCCTGCAG gacaGCTCCTTGCCCAAAATTAGCAGAGCAGGAAACTTGCCGACCCCAGAGTCCGACCCAGAGAGCGTGAAGACGCTGAGCTCCGAAGCCCAGCTCCTGCAGGGCAGCTTCCTGCCTCCGATCAGCACAGAGAG TGAAGCCAACCACGTGTCCAAGGCCAGTTCTGGGGCCTGGCAGGTGAAGAGCTCCTCTGTGCCCACCCCACCACCCATCCAGACTGGCAGCCTGGTGACGCAGGAG AGAGGAAGGAGATCCTGA
- the KIF19 gene encoding kinesin-like protein KIF19 isoform X5 encodes MKDSGDSKDQQLMVALRVRPISVAELEEGATLIAHKVDEQMVVLMDPMEDPDDILRAHRSREKSYLFDVAFDFTATQEMVYQATTKSLIEGVISGYNATVFAYGPTGCGKTYTMLGTDHEPGIYVRTLNDLFCAIEETSNDMEYEVSMSYLEIYNEMIRDLLNPALGYLELREDSKGVIQVAGITEVSTVNAKEVAVRQRSRVKNVLQEVRQGRLFMIDLAGSERASQTQNRGQRMKEGAHINRSLLALGNCINALSDKSSCKYINYRDSKLTRLLKDSLGGNSRTVMIAHISPASSAFEESRNTLTYAGRAKNIKTRVKQNLLNVSYHIAQYTSIIADLRGEIERLKCKMDKQGGRGQAHGQLERGDICHIQAKVQLHSEKGEQAEMGQLREQLISAFQEQMDVRRHLLELENHAMEVQIDTSRHLLTIAGWEHEKSRRALKWREEQRKESYTKDDSEKDSDTGDDQPDILEPPEVACARESIAALTGEQKKLRKQKLTLEQRCRELRARGRRLEETLPRRIGSEEQREVLSLLCRVHELEVENTEMQSHALLRDGALRHRREALRRLEQHRSLCDEIIQGQRQIIDDYSLAVPQRLQELYDVYVRAQDEGSLERAAIMDRVASGALQDSSLPKISRAGNLPTPESDPESVKTLSSEAQLLQGSFLPPISTESSPLGWGWDRSGTSLVNRCPSSSANLSEANHVSKASSGAWQVKSSSVPTPPPIQTGSLVTQEAPTQDSLGSLSGRINSSPDSSENLSEIPLSCKERKEILTDTKCISVKAARRRSRALGAEGRHLLAPSMERSSLSLHSLSEAADARTPGLLACKRPPSPMLQHAASEDNLSSSTGEAPSRAVEHRGDGPGPWLRGQKKSLGKKREELLEAKRRKRRSQSFEVTGQGLSRPKTHLLGPHPAQSISDHRVQVCGHPASGTRHLGKVSLPMAKVKLPPSQNPGQYQQRREWEGSAWSAQGGSMWSSLPYGCPLLETGFLKNICGAGTLGVCP; translated from the exons ATGGTGGTTCTTATGGACCCAATGGAAGACCCCGACGACATCCTGCGGGCGCATCGCTCCCGGGAGAAGTCCTACCTATTCGACGTGGCCTTTGACTTCACTGCCACCCAG GAGATGGTGTATCAGGCCACCACCAAGAGCCTCATTGAAGGCGTCATCTCAGGCTACAATGCCACTGTCTTTGCCTATGGTCCCACAG GCTGCGGGAAAACCTACACCATGCTGGGCACAGACCACGAGCCCGGCATCTACGTTCGGACCCTCAATGACCTCTTCTGTGCCATTGAGGAGACCAGCAACGACATGGAATATGAGGTGTCCATGTCCTACCTGGAG ATCTACAATGAGATGATCCGGGACCTGCTGAACCCTGCCCTGGGGTACCTGGAGCTGAGGGAGGACTCCAAAGGGGTGATCCAGGTGGCCGGGATCACCGAGGTCTCCACCGTCAATGCCAAAGAG GTGGCCGTGCGCCAGCGCAGCCGGGTCAAGAACGTCCTGCAGGAGGTGCGGCAGGGCCGCCTGTTCATGATCGACCTGGCTGGCTCGGAGCGGGCCTCCCAG ACACAGAACCGTGGGCAGCGCATGAAAGAGGGGGCCCACATCAATCGCTCGCTGCTGGCCCTGGGCAACTGCATCAACGCGCTGAGTGACAAGAGCAGCTGCAAGTACATCAACTACCGTGACAGCAAACTCACCCGGCTCCTGAAG GATTCCCTGGGGGGAAACAGCCGCACGGTGATGATCGCCCACATCAGCCCAGCGAGCAGCGCCTTTGAGGAATCCCGGAACACCCTGACCTACGCCGGCCGGGCCAAGAACATCAAGACCAGG GTGAAGCAGAACCTGCTCAACGTCTCCTACCACATCGCGCAGTACACCAGCATCATCGCCGACCTGCGGGGCGAGATCGAAAGGCTCAAGTGCAAGATGGACAAGCAGGGTGGGCGGGGCCAGGCCCACGGCCAGCTGGAGCGGGGCGACATCTGTCACATCCAAG CCAAGGTCCAGCTGCACAGCGAGAAGGGTGAGCAGGCTGAGATGGGACAGCTGCGGGAGCAGCTCATCAGCGCCTTCCAGGAGCAGATGGACGTGCGGAGACACCTGCTGGAGCTGGAGAACCACGCCATGGAGGTGCAGATCGACACCTCCCGCCACCTGCTCACCATTGCAGG CTGGGAGCACGAGAAGTCACGCAGGGCACTCAAGTGGAGGGAGGAGCAACGCAAGGAGTCCTACACCAAGGACGACAGTGAGAAGGACTCGGACACAGGCGATGACCAGCCAGACATCCTGGAGCCCCCTGAGGTGGCCTGCGCCCGGGAGAGCATCGCTGCCCTGACGGGGGAGCAGAAGAAGCTGCGAAAGCAGAAG CTGACGCTGGAGCAGCGCTGCCGAGAGCTGCGCGCGCGCGGCCGGCGCCTAGAGGAGACGCTGCCGCGGCGCATCGGCTCCGAGGAGCAGCGCGAGGTGCTCAGCCTGCTGTGCCGCGTGCACGAGCTCGAGGTGGAGAACACGGAGATGCAGTCGCACGCGCTGCTCCGCGACGGCGCGCTCCGCCACCGCCGCGAGGCCCTGCGCCGCCTGGAGCAGCACCGCAGCCTCTGCGACGAGATCATCCAGGGCCAGCGGCAGATCATCGACG ACTACAGCTTGGCCGTCCCGCAGCGCCTGCAGGAGCTGTACGACGTGTACGTGCGAGCGCAGGACGAGGGCAGCCTGGAGCGGGCCGCCATCATGGACCGCGTGGCCTCTGGGGCCCTGCAG gacaGCTCCTTGCCCAAAATTAGCAGAGCAGGAAACTTGCCGACCCCAGAGTCCGACCCAGAGAGCGTGAAGACGCTGAGCTCCGAAGCCCAGCTCCTGCAGGGCAGCTTCCTGCCTCCGATCAGCACAGAGAG CTCCCCcctagggtgggggtgggaccgCAGTGGGACCAGCCTGGTCAACAGATGCCCATCCTCCTCTGCCAACCTCAGTGAAGCCAACCACGTGTCCAAGGCCAGTTCTGGGGCCTGGCAGGTGAAGAGCTCCTCTGTGCCCACCCCACCACCCATCCAGACTGGCAGCCTGGTGACGCAGGAG GCCCCCACTCAGGACAGCCTGGGCAGCCTGAGCGGCCGGATCAACTCCTCCCCTGACAGCAGTGAGAACCTGTCAGAGATCCCTTTGTCCTGCAAAG AGAGGAAGGAGATCCTGACGGACACCAAGTGCATCTCGGTGAAGGCTGCCCGGCGACGCTCTCGGGCCCTGGGCGCCGAGGGGCGCCACCTGCTGGCACCCAGCATGGAGCGCAGCAGCCTGTCCCTGCACTCGCTGAGCGAGGCTGCCGATGCGCGGACCCCCGGCCTGCTGGCCTGCAAGCGGCCACCCAGCCCCATGCTGCAGCACGCTGCCAGTGAGGACAACCTGTCCAGCAGCACGGGTGAGGCCCCATCCCGGGCCGTCGAGCATCGTGGCGATGGCCCCGGGCCCTGGCTGCGTGGCCAGAAGAAAAGCCTGGGCAAGAAACGGGAGGAGTTGCTGGAGGCAAAGAGGAGGAAGCGGAGGTCACAGTCCtttgaggtcacagggcaaggG CTCTCCCGCCCCAAGACACACCTCCTGGGGCCCCATCCCGCGCAGAGCATCTCGGACCACAGGGTGCAAGTGTGCGGGCACCCAGCCTCTGGTACCCGGCATCTGGGAAAGGTCTCCCTGCCTATGGCCAAGGTCAAACTCCCTCCAAGCCAGAACCCAGGTCAGTACCAGCAAAGGAGGGAATGGGAGGGGAGCGCTTGGTCAGCCCAGGGAGGAAGCATGTGGAGCTCCCTGCCCTATGGCTGCCCCTTGCTGGAAACAGGGTTCTTGAAGAATATTTGTGGGGCTGGCACCTTGGGGGTGTGCCCCTAG
- the KIF19 gene encoding kinesin-like protein KIF19 isoform X7, with the protein MKDSGDSKDQQLMVALRVRPISVAELEEGATLIAHKVDEQMVVLMDPMEDPDDILRAHRSREKSYLFDVAFDFTATQEMVYQATTKSLIEGVISGYNATVFAYGPTGCGKTYTMLGTDHEPGIYVRTLNDLFCAIEETSNDMEYEVSMSYLEIYNEMIRDLLNPALGYLELREDSKGVIQVAGITEVSTVNAKEIMQLLLKGNRQRTQEPTAANQTSSRSHAVLQVAVRQRSRVKNVLQEVRQGRLFMIDLAGSERASQTQNRGQRMKEGAHINRSLLALGNCINALSDKSSCKYINYRDSKLTRLLKDSLGGNSRTVMIAHISPASSAFEESRNTLTYAGRAKNIKTRVKQNLLNVSYHIAQYTSIIADLRGEIERLKCKMDKQGGRGQAHGQLERGDICHIQAKVQLHSEKGEQAEMGQLREQLISAFQEQMDVRRHLLELENHAMEVQIDTSRHLLTIAGWEHEKSRRALKWREEQRKESYTKDDSEKDSDTGDDQPDILEPPEVACARESIAALTGEQKKLRKQKLTLEQRCRELRARGRRLEETLPRRIGSEEQREVLSLLCRVHELEVENTEMQSHALLRDGALRHRREALRRLEQHRSLCDEIIQGQRQIIDDYSLAVPQRLQELYDVYVRAQDEGSLERAAIMDRVASGALQDSSLPKISRAGNLPTPESDPESVKTLSSEAQLLQGSFLPPISTESSPLGWGWDRSGTSLVNRCPSSSANLSEANHVSKASSGAWQVKSSSVPTPPPIQTGSLVTQERGRRS; encoded by the exons ATGGTGGTTCTTATGGACCCAATGGAAGACCCCGACGACATCCTGCGGGCGCATCGCTCCCGGGAGAAGTCCTACCTATTCGACGTGGCCTTTGACTTCACTGCCACCCAG GAGATGGTGTATCAGGCCACCACCAAGAGCCTCATTGAAGGCGTCATCTCAGGCTACAATGCCACTGTCTTTGCCTATGGTCCCACAG GCTGCGGGAAAACCTACACCATGCTGGGCACAGACCACGAGCCCGGCATCTACGTTCGGACCCTCAATGACCTCTTCTGTGCCATTGAGGAGACCAGCAACGACATGGAATATGAGGTGTCCATGTCCTACCTGGAG ATCTACAATGAGATGATCCGGGACCTGCTGAACCCTGCCCTGGGGTACCTGGAGCTGAGGGAGGACTCCAAAGGGGTGATCCAGGTGGCCGGGATCACCGAGGTCTCCACCGTCAATGCCAAAGAG ATCATGCAGCTGCTGTTGAAGGGGAACCGGCAGAGGACCCAAGAGCCCACGGCCGCCAACCAGACGTCCTCCCGCTCCCACGCCGTGCTCCAGGTGGCCGTGCGCCAGCGCAGCCGGGTCAAGAACGTCCTGCAGGAGGTGCGGCAGGGCCGCCTGTTCATGATCGACCTGGCTGGCTCGGAGCGGGCCTCCCAG ACACAGAACCGTGGGCAGCGCATGAAAGAGGGGGCCCACATCAATCGCTCGCTGCTGGCCCTGGGCAACTGCATCAACGCGCTGAGTGACAAGAGCAGCTGCAAGTACATCAACTACCGTGACAGCAAACTCACCCGGCTCCTGAAG GATTCCCTGGGGGGAAACAGCCGCACGGTGATGATCGCCCACATCAGCCCAGCGAGCAGCGCCTTTGAGGAATCCCGGAACACCCTGACCTACGCCGGCCGGGCCAAGAACATCAAGACCAGG GTGAAGCAGAACCTGCTCAACGTCTCCTACCACATCGCGCAGTACACCAGCATCATCGCCGACCTGCGGGGCGAGATCGAAAGGCTCAAGTGCAAGATGGACAAGCAGGGTGGGCGGGGCCAGGCCCACGGCCAGCTGGAGCGGGGCGACATCTGTCACATCCAAG CCAAGGTCCAGCTGCACAGCGAGAAGGGTGAGCAGGCTGAGATGGGACAGCTGCGGGAGCAGCTCATCAGCGCCTTCCAGGAGCAGATGGACGTGCGGAGACACCTGCTGGAGCTGGAGAACCACGCCATGGAGGTGCAGATCGACACCTCCCGCCACCTGCTCACCATTGCAGG CTGGGAGCACGAGAAGTCACGCAGGGCACTCAAGTGGAGGGAGGAGCAACGCAAGGAGTCCTACACCAAGGACGACAGTGAGAAGGACTCGGACACAGGCGATGACCAGCCAGACATCCTGGAGCCCCCTGAGGTGGCCTGCGCCCGGGAGAGCATCGCTGCCCTGACGGGGGAGCAGAAGAAGCTGCGAAAGCAGAAG CTGACGCTGGAGCAGCGCTGCCGAGAGCTGCGCGCGCGCGGCCGGCGCCTAGAGGAGACGCTGCCGCGGCGCATCGGCTCCGAGGAGCAGCGCGAGGTGCTCAGCCTGCTGTGCCGCGTGCACGAGCTCGAGGTGGAGAACACGGAGATGCAGTCGCACGCGCTGCTCCGCGACGGCGCGCTCCGCCACCGCCGCGAGGCCCTGCGCCGCCTGGAGCAGCACCGCAGCCTCTGCGACGAGATCATCCAGGGCCAGCGGCAGATCATCGACG ACTACAGCTTGGCCGTCCCGCAGCGCCTGCAGGAGCTGTACGACGTGTACGTGCGAGCGCAGGACGAGGGCAGCCTGGAGCGGGCCGCCATCATGGACCGCGTGGCCTCTGGGGCCCTGCAG gacaGCTCCTTGCCCAAAATTAGCAGAGCAGGAAACTTGCCGACCCCAGAGTCCGACCCAGAGAGCGTGAAGACGCTGAGCTCCGAAGCCCAGCTCCTGCAGGGCAGCTTCCTGCCTCCGATCAGCACAGAGAG CTCCCCcctagggtgggggtgggaccgCAGTGGGACCAGCCTGGTCAACAGATGCCCATCCTCCTCTGCCAACCTCAGTGAAGCCAACCACGTGTCCAAGGCCAGTTCTGGGGCCTGGCAGGTGAAGAGCTCCTCTGTGCCCACCCCACCACCCATCCAGACTGGCAGCCTGGTGACGCAGGAG AGAGGAAGGAGATCCTGA